CCGTGTAAAGTCTCCCCAATGTCTTAGCTTTGAATATGCCTGTAATGGAAGGAtgtggttttccttgtttccGTGGCTCCCATTTTTTACTGGATTTGTTCCATGTGAAATAACGTGGAACATCACCATACACCAATGTCTTcgcaaattggccaaaaacatCAGGTTTTTGACACAATGTAAAAAATTCAGTTAGAGTCGTTTTCGGAGCTTCGAACGCTCTTTGGAGAACATTTTCTTCAGTGAAGTATACACGTTGACCGTTTTCAAGATGTATAGCCAGATGTTGGACAGCAGGATCTCTTTCGTGGATGGGAAAGCTGAGAATATGCCAAATAGCTTCATTGCTGCTAATGTATCTGCCCATTTGGTATCGTGCTATTTcgtcatttttatttatgttttgtaCTTCAAATATGGCCAAATCACTGCCTTTGCttacatatttacaaatatactTAATTGATTTAACAGAACTGCAAAGCTCAACATTGATATGAGCTTTGTaagttttttcaaataattgtGAGTATGGTACCACCCACTGATTATCAAACTCAACTTGATTTGGAAAGTTCGGCAGTCGCATTGTAAATGTGTGGCCACCATTCTCAGTACTTCTGCGGCGATACATTGGATAACCATCAATATCCGTGATCGTGTCATTCGTATGCGGCTTTGGGaagttttttttacattttccattttccatgcACGGTGACGTCATGTTGAAAGCACCGCATGGCCCATGGATCATGTGTTTGGTGACAATATCAAATAATTCTTGATCAATTAATGGGTCTGGAATTTTGGCTGAAATTATTTGATCGATTTCTTCAGGACGGATTCTATCTTTAAGCCAAACCAAAATGTGGGCATGAGGCAAACCTCGCTTTTGCCACTCTATCGTATACAGCCAACAACGTGTGATACcaaaaattgaatatttaacaataaaatcaattaaggatttcaatttttgtttaaacacACGTGCAGTTAAATCATGGCGATGAATGGCTTGTTGTCCTGGCAATAGTAAAGTTTGTATCTCTTCCCAATTTGAATTACATGtgaatgtaataaataaatccggTCGGCCGTAATAACGTACGTAAGTCATCGCATCTTGTATGTATACCTGCATGTTCCGTGGACTGCCGATGTAGCTTGAAGGTAAAATGAAAGCATTACCGATGTCATTGAGATTTACATTTCCATCGATGTTTCCAGCAACAGCATCTCGTAAGTGAATATATTCTTCCGATCGTAGTTTTGCCTGGTTGAATCGAAGGAATCGCAAGCGTTCGCTTTCGACCTTAGCATACATATCAACAATGTATTGATGGAACAGCTTACGATATCAAAGGATATAATTTTCTTGATGTTGTCTAACCATTATTCGGTGTGCGTAGTAgttcattttttattactGTAATcacctaaaaaataaaaaataaaatgcaatacgaaattaaaatctatacatacagtaagaaaataaaaagataaTTGTCAAATTTACCGGTATTTGGATCATACTGTTTGATATAAAGGTGATATTCATCTTGTCCTTGCCAAAATATCAATGGATACTGTAGTGCGTCATATGAACGGTGTAGATCCGAAATCGTACTGACAGTGTCTCGCCGTGTAATTTTTATAGATCTTTTGTCAACTGGATCACCAACCATGATAACAGTAACCTCATCAACAGTTGGAGCGTTGAATCTACCAGCATGTTCACCTAATGGTACTTTGTCGGCTTTTATGACGATTTGATAATTGTCATTTTGCAGTCGTGGCGAAACTCTTTTGATCAATTGAATTAGTTGATTGTGATCTtctaaaaaattttccaataataTCACAATTGCTCTTCCGTCTGTttgttcaataaaattatacaggCACCGAGTCGTCACGCGCTCTTCATGATCGcccataaaataaatttgaagaAATTTCGGATTGTTATCAGGCATTTGCATCAAGGATCCGATTTTATGGTACACCTGGCCTTGAATTTTGAATGTAGTTTCAAAATTACGTCCATCGGATGCACGATCGCAAATTTTAGTTGCCCCAAATGACGTCATTTTGAAGCAAGAATTAAATTTGCGTATTTTACgcaaaaataatttggaaTCATCTGAATTGCCAGTAAGAAGGGATAATAAAGGCTCCGGCGGAGCGGGTAGAGGTGACAGTACAACTTTTCCTGATGCGCAGCACATGCCGGCTGCTTCATTCCGAAATTTCAATGCCTGACAATATTGACATACTTTATCCATTCCACCAATAGCAATTTTTGAATGCGCTGAGTAGTTAATATCTGGTGCATATTCAAAGGCAAGCCGAACGAATGATGCACGTGTTAATGAGCGGCTGATTCGTTGCCTTTGTCGACCTAGTACTCGTACTGTAGCTATGTTTCGTTCTCGTGCCGCTCTTGTTCTCGTAATATTCTGTTGCAGACGTTCGTCACGCCGTTCTTGAGATTCTTGTGCACGACTTTCTGCAGTCCTGATTCTTTGAGCTGCATTTCTTGTTTCGATTTGTTCTGGTATTTGCTGAGCTCTTTCAACACGTTTGCGTCGTGACCCTTTGCTGCTCGCGTTGTTGAGGTTAGATCTTTTCGATGGCATTTTTGactgaaaataataatttaatcgTTTAATCGGTTAAATATTAGAAAGAGGAACTGAAAAACAGGTTATCATAGCacattgaaataataattgcaaaataattttcaattgaggttaaataaaaataatataaaatttttgtACAATTATTAAAAAAGGGTGGGGAGCTTTGTGCCATTTTCTCATTGatatattaattaactttGATAAAACTATGTGATATTACTTACGtgtataaattgaaattattgtTCCTTTACTCCTACTGTGGCTATGTCTCGTTCTCCTGCTGCTCATGTTCTCATGATATTCTCTTGAAGACGTTCGTTACACTGTTGTAGCTTATATGACACGTTCGTTGATTTCAATAGCAGCGCCATCTATTGATTACTTACTCAACCCAGTCGAAAGGTATCGACATCTGTTAGAAATTCTAACTTAGAATCATTTGGAGTTAACAGATAATTGTGACTATAATTTGAGATTTAAACTATCCTATCTCTCAAGTAATCGGTTGAGTGGTTTAGGAGCCCATTGAGGACAAACATTGTGACACgagatttatatatataaaaaatatataaacaaaacaataatagccaacttatcataatttttgtatgctagctttttaattctttttttgtattacatggcaGTAGCCAACGAtctattactcaataaaattatgcttttAGAAAATGAGTatgtaaacatttccagaaggggtgctgacgcgagaagtggagtaggtcaaaaacgatgacataacgtttaacggacaaccttgacaaaaggggatcgtattgcgcggccagcgacgatccatcaggcatgcggatGCATGAAGGGGGAGGGCAtgtggccgaaacattgcccgatcgttttacgatcaagctacagcttgtggggcagtgaggacGAACAgtgctgactgacgaacggtacgaactttttcaggcactactaatattCTATTCTCTATACTAATattattctcgttatgttggagaggtgaggggcttaccaagatcccatCTTagtgcctgaacatcggatgcctctccctcggcctgagtcctttcccaggacacaggcacgaaGACACCGACGTAACTCTATAGTAATTAACATAATTCTGTAGTCCGgttttattaacatttttggtTTACTTTAAAATGTTACTGAATCCTGTGATAAATAAATGATTGGTCTATGCATGTTATTTTCAAATCTTTGTGTCTTGAAGGTAAGAAAAcgctatatacatataaaggGTGTTTGTTCAGGAGGTTTATGTTTATACCCGTTTtttgtagagtaaaagggtatactagattcgtttaaaagtatATACCAGTATAAcagtaaataatatatgttcTTGATTAGGTTCAAGCTGATTATcgagtatcagatagtcggggaactcgacaaTAGCGCTCTCTGTTATTTAAATGGGATGAGGTGTAACTTCAGCGCCCGGTGACAAATCGATGGGTTCGGTTTTTCTGTTACACCGGCCTCAACGGATGCAATGTTTTCTTCAGTGTGCACTCTGCGAAGTATAATCGGTGGCCGGAGGTCTAAATGAGTGAATTGGGTGCGACACTTCTCGATAGTATTGCGCACTGTCGGAATTGATTATAAACACCATAAAACGAGAGAAGCAAACGGTGCACTTTCACAAACGACCTCtgattttcaaaataaaattcaaggaTTTGGTATCGCTGCTCAGCTGTTAACCTAATCATCATGAATTGTCAAACCAAACTAAACATAAAGCACTCAACAGATCTCAGCCGTCGTCAAAGATGGCCGAACTAAACGctatggaaaaaaaaaccgtCTAAAAAACACTCGTTTCCCCCAAGGGTGGAATTGTAAATCGAACTTTTGAGCAAAGCCTGCCATACGAATGGACACCGCACAGACTAACGGACAGAAAGATATTGAAGGTCGACCAGAGGAATGCCCAATATTCCTGTGTGCGATAACGGAGACAACGCGGAGACTGTACAGCCTTAGAAAGTTACCAAAGGCTAGTGAAGGCCTTAAAAGGTGTAGTGGCCAGTGTACCAGAAATAAACAGAAGTAAataatctaaaaaaaaaattattatcatcTGTAAAGACTCAGACTAGACCACTTTTCTGTATACTGGGGTTTATTGAAAACTCGTAACAACTCCGTGAGACAGAAGCTATAAGTCCCAGTTGTCCCATTCGCACTTTAGTCGTCGCCTTTGCAAAGAGTACAGCAAACACTCCATCATTCTGATTTTTCTACTCTGAGACGACAGACGCTCTGAAAAGAACAGACCACCGAAGGGAAGTAAAAACATGTGCGGTCTTTAAAAACAGTAATCGGTCAAAAAAAGTGTAGTATGACATATTTTGAGTGCGGGAAGTGCGTAAAGACAACGGAAATCGCCGCTTTTCGATTcctgaaattttaaaaagtgaaTAGTGTATTTGCAATGACAGGTAAATAAGAACACTGAAAAGCGTTAATTTGTATTTACGTTACAGAATTGAGTTACTGTTGGCCGGCACTTTTACAAGCCTATGTGCTGCCAAGCCACGCGGTGTACATATTTTCGCGGAGTACTGGTATAAGAGAATTCGCTgcacacatatgcatacacATATTTATGCATAGGCGCTGTCGACAGTAACCGCAAGCTGCCAAGATTTCATTTCTATGTGATCGAAACTGGCGCGAAGGCCAGATCTGGGAATTAGAGACGAAAGAGACAAGGAAAAGGGATCCAGAACACGTGGAGTAAGCAGATAAAGAAGACAGAGAAGTAGAGAAAAATCGCCGTGAGTACGAATATGTCGCTGATATAGGGTGCCTCATGCACTCTGACCAAGGAAccaagagaaagagagagaaaatattaaaacgaaacaaaccagtgatgttgctgctgactACGGCTAGAGCCGtagaagaaaataataaactttaaatcagtatattttttgcaaaatattaGCTTTAACTTAATTATAGACATGGCTTGGaaatgtaaaagaaaatacatatacacattaaaattagtttaagcGGAAAAGAGTATTCGGAGTGCGAATTACaaggaaaaagaaattaaagcaaaagAATTGATgactgaaattaaaataactaattaaaaatgaagatTGTAAGTAATTGAAGAAGAATAATTAAACAAGATTTGCAGAAGAATTTTTGAACAAGATTATAAGAAGAATAGTTGAACAATAAAGGAAGGGGTGGGGCGATGGGGCAAGTGGAAGTTGCCGAAAGTTGTTGTAATAGGAAT
This portion of the Drosophila santomea strain STO CAGO 1482 chromosome 3L, Prin_Dsan_1.1, whole genome shotgun sequence genome encodes:
- the LOC120449608 gene encoding uncharacterized protein LOC120449608 isoform X2, which produces MPSKRSNLNNASSKGSRRKRVERAQQIPEQIETRNAAQRIRTAESRAQESQERRDERLQQNITRTRAARERNIATVRVLGRQRQRISRSLTRASFVRLAFEYAPDINYSAHSKIAIGGMDKVCQYCQALKFRNEAAGMCCASGKVVLSPLPAPPEPLLSLLTGNSDDSKLFLRKIRKFNSCFKMTSFGATKICDRASDGRNFETTFKIQGQVYHKIGSLMQMPDNNPKFLQIYFMGDHEERVTTRCLYNFIEQTDGRAIVILLENFLEDHNQLIQLIKRVSPRLQNDNYQIVIKADKVPLGEHAGRFNAPTVDEVTVIMVGDPVDKRSIKITRRDTVSTISDLHRSYDALQYPLIFWQGQDEYHLYIKQYDPNTGDYSNKK
- the LOC120449608 gene encoding uncharacterized protein LOC120449608 isoform X1 codes for the protein MYAKVESERLRFLRFNQAKLRSEEYIHLRDAVAGNIDGNVNLNDIGNAFILPSSYIGSPRNMQVYIQDAMTYVRYYGRPDLFITFTCNSNWEEIQTLLLPGQQAIHRHDLTARVFKQKLKSLIDFIVKYSIFGITRCWLYTIEWQKRGLPHAHILVWLKDRIRPEEIDQIISAKIPDPLIDQELFDIVTKHMIHGPCGAFNMTSPCMENGKCKKNFPKPHTNDTITDIDGYPMYRRRSTENGGHTFTMRLPNFPNQVEFDNQWVVPYSQLFEKTYKAHINVELCSSVKSIKYICKYVSKGSDLAIFEVQNINKNDEIARYQMGRYISSNEAIWHILSFPIHERDPAVQHLAIHLENGQRVYFTEENVLQRAFEAPKTTLTEFFTLCQKPDVFGQFAKTLVYGDVPRYFTWNKSSKKWEPRKQGKPHPSITGIFKAKTLGRLYTVHPKQRECFYLRLLMVNVPGPTSFEFLRTVNGRVFNTYQDACRELQLLEDDNHWDLTLADAALTSTPNNIRQLLAIILTTCYPSQAQTLWEKYKNCMTEDILHRMRQTNQCQNIDYTPEIYNEALVFIEDLCVLISNLPLNHYGMPSPNRPATDLVNTDLQREKQYDHGSLATIIMNSELLLTAEQKIIHDRIMLAVAAEQGGFFFLDAPGGTGKTFLISLILAKIRSQQKIALAVASSGIAATLLDGERTAHSTFKLPCS